The following are from one region of the Hyphomicrobiales bacterium genome:
- a CDS encoding conserved hypothetical protein (Evidence 4 : Unknown function but conserved in other organisms) has translation MNTRFGFDRINDVKPDETNAPAAPISKVDAAGERHGFVSREANERLFKREAQKEATVPLSIRPPLSVANRFITYCKDRRLSYWEGLAQLMDKAGV, from the coding sequence GTGAACACCCGCTTTGGATTCGACCGTATCAACGACGTGAAGCCGGATGAGACGAACGCACCCGCCGCGCCGATCTCCAAGGTGGATGCCGCTGGCGAGCGCCACGGCTTTGTGAGCCGAGAGGCCAATGAGCGTCTTTTTAAGCGTGAGGCTCAGAAGGAGGCGACTGTCCCTCTCTCCATCCGCCCGCCGCTATCGGTAGCGAACCGGTTCATTACCTACTGCAAGGATCGCCGACTGTCGTACTGGGAAGGCCTTGCGCAGCTGATGGATAAGGCCGGCGTCTGA